The following coding sequences are from one Limisphaera ngatamarikiensis window:
- a CDS encoding PTS sugar transporter subunit IIA translates to MDLADILTKDQIVTDLKATNRWEAIDELVDVLVATGKIRPEHRDAVVAVVRKRENSMSTGIGFGIGIPHASTDVIQEVVGALGRSRRGVDFEALDNQPVKLVMLFLVPQGQFQKHLHTLANIAKLLHKAEFRKALEEAPDAETMMDIIRQHCGKK, encoded by the coding sequence ATGGATTTGGCCGACATTCTGACCAAGGATCAGATCGTCACGGACCTCAAAGCCACCAATCGTTGGGAGGCCATTGACGAGCTGGTCGATGTATTGGTTGCCACCGGGAAAATCCGGCCTGAACACCGGGACGCGGTGGTGGCCGTGGTGCGGAAACGCGAAAACTCCATGAGCACCGGCATCGGCTTCGGCATCGGGATCCCACACGCCTCCACGGACGTGATTCAGGAGGTGGTGGGGGCTCTGGGCCGATCCCGTCGCGGTGTGGATTTCGAGGCGCTGGACAATCAGCCGGTCAAGCTGGTCATGCTGTTTCTGGTGCCGCAGGGCCAGTTCCAGAAACACCTGCACACGCTGGCCAACATTGCCAAACTGCTGCACAAGGCGGAGTTCCGGAAGGCGTTGGAGGAAGCCCCGGACGCCGAGACGATGATGGACATCATCCGGCAGCATTGCGGCAAGAAATGA
- the infA gene encoding translation initiation factor IF-1 gives MAKEEPIELTGVVTQVLPGTMFRVALPNGHEVLAHISGKMRKHFIRISVGDKVSVEMSPYDLNKARITYRHP, from the coding sequence ATGGCAAAAGAAGAACCCATCGAGCTCACTGGAGTTGTGACCCAGGTCTTGCCGGGGACGATGTTTCGGGTGGCCCTCCCCAACGGGCATGAGGTTCTGGCGCACATCTCCGGCAAGATGCGGAAACACTTCATTCGAATCAGCGTGGGCGACAAGGTCAGCGTGGAAATGTCGCCCTACGACCTGAACAAGGCCCGAATCACCTACCGACATCCGTAG
- a CDS encoding PAS domain S-box protein, with the protein MRVLIVDDHEDNLYLLRSLLTGQGFEVVEARHGAAALERARQCRPDLVISDLLMPVMDGFTLLRQWKADATLRSVPFVVYTATYKEPEDEQLVRDLGADAFILKPADPDEFVNRLRSVLDQARQRQLRAAEISPDLDPAVLQQRHARVLIRKLEEKCAQLRQANAELQSARDHLMQTLDALPAAACLCDAEGLILYHNAQAQSLFGRHLRLRDPVDRFCGASRFYRADGAPLDPADLWLARCLAGRQPVGGEVVRLERPYGSRRDVLAHAAPLFDAAGQLFGVVSVLWDVTETLALQEKLRQSEERFRRLAESSATAIFVYAGEHFVYVNPAACTLTGRTETELLQTRFWEVVHPDHRELVRQRGLARQRGESVPTRYEFKILRKDGSERWIDFAASAILWEGRPAAIGSAIDITERKRAEEALRESETRNRIIANLVSDYAYIFRVTPGGELIGEWVTDSFTRVFGLTLEQVIARGGWQTLVHPEDLPKTLEHARRVASGHRDVCEMRWVTATGEVRWLRDYAEPVFDETGTRVVRVYGASQDITEQRLAEERLVRLNRTYAVLSQINQLLVRERRPAALLEGACRIAVHTGGFVMACAALREPRGGPLRVVASAGADPDTLWIVQRFLEDAALGCTLTREALAGGHPVVCNDIATAPEAEPWRAAALARGYRAMASLPILVEGQVQGVFNLYAATAGFFDAEEIQLLEELAQDLGFALEAQAKEEARRAAEARLAASEERFRQLAATVEDCFWIKDAASGQFLYISPAFERIWQVPLQQLLENPKVWMHYVHPEDRERVEHFLSRLGNGSGTRDLEYRIVRPDGRVRWVRSRIYPAAGAGPRVERWVGVTRDITRERELEQQLLQAQKMEAVGRLAGGVAHDFNNILTTILMQAELLSEEASLTPEVREGLRQIHAAAERAANLTRQLLLFSRRQVLQLRTLDLNESVTGLAKMLRRIIGEDIRLQLDLHPAPLWLRADAGMLDQVLLNLAVNARDAMPRGGRLFIQTSELTVGPETVEHQPSARPGRYAVLRVQDEGCGIPPEVLSHIFEPFFTTKEPGKGTGLGLATVYGIVQQHHGWIEVETAVGQGTTFTIHLPLAGEPTTANRAEARATPPGGTETVLLVEDDEALRRLTHAALERYGYRVWSARDAEEALEIWNRHGSDIQLLITDLVMPGPMNGRELARQLQAQKPALRVILISGYSQELAGHTLDLAPGQAFLSKPFQPDALLERIRQVLDAK; encoded by the coding sequence ATGCGTGTACTCATTGTGGATGATCATGAGGACAACCTCTACCTGCTGCGTTCGCTGCTGACGGGCCAGGGGTTTGAGGTTGTGGAAGCCCGACATGGTGCCGCAGCGCTGGAGCGGGCCCGACAATGTCGGCCCGACCTGGTGATCAGCGACCTTCTGATGCCGGTGATGGATGGTTTTACCCTGCTGCGGCAGTGGAAGGCGGATGCGACCCTGAGAAGTGTCCCTTTTGTGGTTTACACCGCCACCTACAAGGAACCGGAGGATGAACAGCTGGTCCGTGACCTGGGAGCCGATGCGTTCATTCTCAAACCGGCGGACCCGGACGAGTTTGTGAACCGGCTGCGGTCGGTGTTGGATCAAGCCCGTCAAAGGCAACTCCGGGCGGCGGAGATTTCCCCCGACCTCGACCCGGCGGTGTTGCAGCAGCGTCATGCCCGTGTGTTGATCCGGAAGCTGGAGGAAAAGTGTGCTCAACTACGCCAGGCCAACGCCGAGCTCCAGAGCGCCCGGGACCATCTGATGCAGACCCTGGATGCCCTTCCGGCGGCGGCATGTCTTTGCGACGCGGAGGGTTTGATCCTGTACCACAATGCGCAGGCACAAAGTCTGTTTGGACGCCACCTCCGCCTCCGGGATCCGGTCGACCGGTTTTGTGGTGCGTCGCGGTTTTACCGGGCCGACGGCGCGCCGTTGGATCCGGCGGACTTGTGGTTGGCCCGGTGCCTGGCCGGGCGTCAGCCCGTGGGTGGAGAAGTTGTGCGGCTCGAGCGGCCCTACGGTTCGCGACGGGATGTCCTGGCGCATGCAGCGCCCTTGTTCGACGCGGCCGGGCAACTCTTCGGGGTGGTCAGCGTGCTGTGGGATGTGACGGAGACGCTGGCCCTTCAGGAAAAACTGCGCCAGAGCGAGGAACGATTCCGGCGCCTGGCGGAAAGTTCCGCCACAGCCATCTTTGTCTATGCCGGCGAGCACTTCGTCTATGTGAACCCGGCGGCCTGCACGCTGACCGGCCGGACTGAAACGGAACTTCTCCAGACCCGGTTTTGGGAGGTCGTTCATCCGGATCATCGGGAGCTGGTCCGACAACGCGGGTTGGCCCGACAGCGCGGCGAGTCCGTGCCCACCCGATACGAATTCAAGATCCTCCGCAAGGATGGCAGCGAACGCTGGATTGACTTTGCTGCGAGTGCCATTCTCTGGGAGGGGCGGCCGGCGGCCATCGGCAGCGCCATTGACATCACCGAGCGGAAACGGGCCGAAGAAGCCCTGCGCGAAAGTGAGACGCGCAATCGGATCATCGCCAACCTGGTTTCCGACTACGCCTACATTTTCCGGGTGACCCCCGGGGGCGAACTGATCGGGGAGTGGGTCACGGACTCGTTCACCCGGGTTTTCGGCCTGACGCTGGAGCAGGTGATTGCCCGGGGCGGCTGGCAAACCCTGGTGCACCCGGAGGACCTGCCCAAAACGCTTGAGCACGCCCGTCGGGTCGCCAGCGGCCATCGGGACGTCTGCGAGATGCGCTGGGTGACCGCCACGGGGGAGGTGCGGTGGTTGCGCGACTACGCCGAACCGGTCTTTGACGAGACCGGCACGCGGGTGGTGCGCGTGTACGGGGCCTCCCAGGACATCACCGAACAGCGTCTGGCGGAGGAGCGGCTCGTCCGCCTCAACCGCACCTACGCCGTCCTCAGTCAAATCAATCAGCTTCTGGTGCGCGAGCGGCGGCCCGCTGCGCTGCTGGAGGGGGCGTGCCGCATTGCGGTTCACACCGGCGGATTTGTGATGGCCTGCGCTGCTTTGCGCGAACCGCGGGGCGGTCCGCTGCGTGTGGTGGCCAGTGCCGGTGCAGACCCCGACACCCTGTGGATCGTTCAGCGGTTTTTGGAGGATGCGGCCCTGGGTTGCACGCTTACCCGGGAGGCCCTGGCGGGCGGTCACCCCGTGGTGTGCAACGACATTGCCACCGCACCCGAGGCCGAGCCGTGGCGTGCCGCGGCCCTTGCACGGGGGTATCGCGCCATGGCGTCGTTGCCCATCCTCGTCGAAGGCCAGGTGCAGGGCGTGTTCAACCTGTATGCTGCCACGGCCGGTTTTTTCGACGCGGAGGAGATCCAGCTGCTCGAGGAGTTGGCGCAGGACCTCGGGTTCGCCCTGGAGGCCCAGGCGAAGGAGGAGGCCCGGCGGGCGGCCGAGGCACGCCTGGCCGCCAGTGAAGAACGGTTCCGGCAGCTGGCTGCGACGGTCGAGGACTGTTTCTGGATCAAGGACGCCGCCAGCGGACAGTTCCTCTACATCAGTCCCGCCTTCGAACGAATCTGGCAGGTGCCGCTCCAGCAGCTCCTGGAGAACCCCAAGGTTTGGATGCACTACGTTCATCCCGAGGATCGCGAGCGGGTCGAGCATTTCCTGTCGCGTCTTGGTAACGGGTCCGGTACCCGGGACCTTGAGTACCGCATCGTGCGGCCGGACGGGCGTGTCCGGTGGGTTCGGTCCCGGATCTATCCGGCGGCCGGAGCCGGTCCCCGCGTGGAACGCTGGGTTGGCGTCACCCGCGACATTACCCGCGAACGGGAGCTGGAGCAGCAATTGCTCCAAGCCCAAAAGATGGAGGCGGTGGGGCGACTGGCCGGCGGCGTGGCGCATGACTTCAACAACATCCTGACCACCATCCTCATGCAGGCCGAGTTGCTCAGCGAGGAGGCGTCTCTGACGCCCGAGGTCCGGGAGGGGCTCCGGCAAATCCACGCCGCAGCCGAACGGGCCGCCAACCTCACGCGGCAACTGCTGTTGTTCAGCCGCCGGCAGGTCCTGCAATTGCGGACGCTGGACCTGAACGAAAGCGTGACCGGCCTGGCCAAGATGCTCCGGCGCATCATCGGTGAGGACATCCGCCTGCAACTCGATCTCCACCCTGCACCCCTGTGGTTGCGCGCGGACGCGGGGATGCTGGATCAGGTGCTTTTGAACCTGGCCGTCAATGCCCGCGACGCCATGCCCCGCGGCGGGAGGTTGTTCATCCAGACCTCCGAACTGACTGTCGGGCCTGAAACCGTGGAACACCAACCTTCCGCCAGGCCGGGACGCTACGCCGTCCTGCGCGTCCAGGATGAGGGGTGCGGGATACCGCCGGAGGTGCTGAGCCACATCTTTGAACCCTTTTTCACGACCAAGGAGCCCGGCAAAGGCACCGGCCTGGGGCTGGCCACCGTCTATGGCATCGTCCAGCAACACCATGGCTGGATTGAGGTCGAAACCGCCGTGGGGCAGGGCACAACTTTCACAATCCATCTGCCCCTGGCGGGCGAACCTACGACCGCCAACCGGGCCGAAGCACGGGCCACCCCACCCGGCGGCACCGAGACCGTGTTGCTTGTGGAAGACGATGAAGCCTTGCGCCGGCTGACCCATGCGGCGTTGGAACGGTACGGGTACCGGGTCTGGAGTGCTCGCGACGCCGAAGAAGCCCTGGAGATCTGGAACCGGCATGGTTCAGATATCCAGCTGCTCATCACCGACCTGGTCATGCCCGGTCCCATGAACGGCCGCGAGCTGGCCCGGCAGCTCCAGGCACAAAAGCCGGCCCTGCGCGTCATCCTGATAAGCGGCTACAGCCAGGAACTGGCCGGGCATACACTGGACCTGGCGCCCGGCCAGGCCTTCCTGTCCAAGCCGTTCCAACCCGACGCGTTGCTCGAGCGCATTCGGCAGGTGTTGGATGCCAAATGA
- a CDS encoding response regulator: MRILLIEDNEANRYLATYLLEKAGHEIRHAPTGPAALSLAAVEQFDLILLDIQLPGMDGYEVARALRRLPGLRSIPIVAVTSYAMVGDREKALAAGCTGYIEKPINPDTFVREVEAYVGVPAAETPRRDRSNAP, encoded by the coding sequence ATGCGCATTCTCTTGATTGAAGACAACGAAGCCAATCGTTACCTGGCCACCTACCTGCTGGAAAAGGCCGGCCACGAGATCCGACACGCCCCCACCGGGCCGGCTGCCCTGTCCCTGGCAGCCGTGGAACAGTTCGACCTGATTCTCCTCGATATCCAGTTGCCGGGGATGGACGGGTATGAAGTGGCCCGTGCGCTGCGGCGTCTGCCCGGGCTCCGGTCCATACCCATCGTCGCTGTGACCTCGTACGCCATGGTGGGCGACCGGGAGAAGGCGCTGGCGGCCGGGTGCACCGGGTACATTGAGAAACCGATCAACCCCGACACGTTCGTCCGGGAGGTGGAGGCTTACGTTGGGGTACCTGCGGCTGAAACTCCCCGGCGGGATCGATCCAACGCCCCATGA
- a CDS encoding sensor histidine kinase, which yields MGFGVLCMVTLVVTFGWLRREVNLRCRHEDALQKANRSLETALARAREADRLKSAFLAVMSHELRTPLNSILGFTGVLLKELPGPLNEEQRKQLTIVRDNARHLLDLINDVLDLSKIEAGQMKVASAPYSVREVVTRAVEAVRPRVESKGLAMELALHPAVDRAVGDARRVEQILLNFLANAVRFTEQGRIRVWVDLVESARELRFRVEDKGCGIAAENLERIFQPFEQLQTGPGRPHEGTGLGLAICRRLADLLGGRIEVHSQPGQGSVFTLLLPVEPRGDPGASEARSTGPGS from the coding sequence TTGGGTTTCGGTGTCTTGTGCATGGTCACCCTCGTGGTGACCTTTGGGTGGCTGCGAAGGGAGGTCAACCTGCGGTGCCGCCACGAGGACGCACTGCAAAAGGCCAACCGCTCCCTCGAAACCGCGCTTGCGCGCGCCCGGGAAGCCGACCGACTCAAATCGGCATTTTTGGCCGTTATGAGCCACGAACTGCGCACCCCGTTGAATTCGATCCTCGGGTTTACCGGTGTTCTGTTGAAAGAACTGCCAGGGCCTCTGAACGAGGAACAACGCAAACAGCTCACCATCGTACGCGACAACGCCCGGCATTTACTGGACCTGATCAATGACGTCCTGGACCTTTCCAAGATTGAGGCGGGCCAGATGAAGGTTGCCTCGGCCCCTTACAGTGTCCGGGAGGTGGTGACGCGGGCTGTGGAGGCCGTTCGCCCGCGGGTCGAGTCCAAGGGCCTGGCAATGGAACTTGCGCTGCATCCGGCGGTGGACCGCGCCGTGGGCGATGCCCGGCGGGTGGAGCAGATTCTCCTGAACTTTCTCGCCAACGCCGTCCGGTTCACCGAGCAGGGGCGAATCCGGGTTTGGGTGGACCTGGTGGAATCGGCACGCGAGCTCCGGTTCCGCGTTGAGGACAAGGGCTGCGGCATCGCGGCAGAGAACCTGGAGCGAATCTTTCAACCTTTTGAGCAGCTCCAGACCGGACCCGGCCGCCCCCATGAGGGAACGGGCCTGGGTCTGGCCATTTGTCGGCGTCTGGCCGACCTTTTGGGCGGGCGCATCGAGGTGCACAGCCAACCCGGTCAGGGGAGTGTGTTCACCTTGCTGCTGCCCGTTGAACCGCGGGGAGACCCGGGCGCATCAGAAGCGCGGAGTACGGGTCCCGGCTCATGA